One genomic region from Motacilla alba alba isolate MOTALB_02 chromosome 5, Motacilla_alba_V1.0_pri, whole genome shotgun sequence encodes:
- the SGPP1 gene encoding sphingosine-1-phosphate phosphatase 1, with product MSLGQRLARLAAHLQDPRKVAAFQRLCGVEGPSGWAGAEQRGPVANGGPAGGQAHPTGNGAVAGAAGSPRRWRRRPRRNSLTEEEDGSQEFATRSRFLYYLFSLGTELGNELFYILFFPFCIWNVDAWLGRRLIIIWVWVMYLGQCTKDVIRWPRPASPPVVKLEVFYNSEYSMPSTHAMSGTAIPLALLLLSYGRWQYPLMFGLILAFCWCSLVCCSRIYMGMHSILDVIAGFLYAILILVIFHPVVDLIDNFNLTYKYAPLIIISLHLALGIFSFTLDTWSTSRGDTAQILGCGAGVACGSHVNYILGLQLDPPPHSLPLSLSSLSVTVFGKAILRLLIGVIVLLLTKVAMKKATIPLACKIFRIPQGDVRRARQRMEVELPYRYITYGMVGFSLMFIVPCLFHFVGLS from the exons ATGTCTCTCGGCCAGCGCCTGGCCCGGCTGGCCGCCCACCTGCAGGACCCGCGGAAAGTGGCCGCGTTCCAGCGGCTCTGCGGGGTGGAGGGGCCCTCGGGCTGGGCCGGCGCGGAGCAGCGGGGGCCGGTGGCGAACGGTGGCCCCGCGGGCGGGCAGGCGCATCCCACGGGGAACGGGGCCGTGGCCGGCGCGGCGGGAAGCCCGCGGCGCTGGAGGAGGAGGCCGCGCCGAAACTCGCTGACGGAGGAGGAGGACGGCAGCCAGGAGTTCGCCACTCGCAGCCGCTTCCTCTACTATCTGTTCAGCCTGGGCACGGAGCTGGGCAACGAGCTCTTCTAcatcctctttttccctttctgcatcTGGAATGTGGACGCCTGGCTGGGCCGGAGGCTCATCATCATCTGGGTGTGGGTGATGTACCTGGGGCAGTGCACCAAGGATGTGATCCGCTGGCCGCGTCCTGCCTCGCCGCCCGTGGTGAAGCTGGAGGTCTTCTACAACTCCGAGTACAGCATGCCCTCCACCCACGCCATGTCGGGCACCGCCATCCCcctggcgctgctgctgctcagctacGGCCGCTGGCAG TATCCCCTTATGTTTGGACTGATCCTGGCATTCTGCTGGTGTTCTTTGGTTTGCTGTAGTCGAATTTATATGGGAATGCATTCAATTTTG GACGTTATTGCTGGATTTCTGTATGCTATTCTTATCCTGGTTATCTTCCATCCAGTTGTGGACCTGATTGACAACTTCAACTTAACTTACAAATACGCACCCTTAATTATCATCAGTCTCCACTTGGCTCTGGGCATCTTCTCTTTCACCCTGGACACGTGGAGCACATCGCGAGGAGACACAGCTCAGATCCTGGGCTGCGGTGCCGGCGTGGCCTGTGGCTCCCACGTCAACTAcatcctggggctgcagctggatcctcctccccacagcctGCCCTTGTCTCTGTCCTCCCTCTCCGTGACTGTGTTTGGGAAGGCCATACTGCGCTTGTTGATCGGAGTCATCGTTCTGTTGCTAACAAAAGTGGCCATGAAGAAAGCCACGATTCCCCTGGCGTGTAAAATATTCCGCATCCCGCAGGGCGACGTGCGGAGAGCCCGGCAGCGCATGGAGGTGGAGCTGCCCTATCGCTACATTACCTACGGGATGGTTGGCTTCTCCCTCATGTTCATTGTTCCTTGCCTCTTCCATTTCGTTGGCCTTTCCTGA